From the Selenomonas timonae genome, one window contains:
- the rplA gene encoding 50S ribosomal protein L1 — translation MAKFGKKYQDAAKLIESGKLYASQEAMELVKKTATAKFDETIELHVRLGVDPKYADQQVRGALVLPNGTGKTQRVLVFAKGEKVAEAEAAGADFVGSDEIVQKIQGGWLDFDVAVATPDMMGTVGRLGKVLGPRGLMPNPKLGTVTMDLKKAIGEIKAGQVEYRTDKAGNIHVPIGKASFDADKLRENYQAVIDTLIRVKPAAAKGQYIRSITVVATMGPAVPVALS, via the coding sequence ATGGCAAAGTTTGGTAAGAAGTACCAAGACGCTGCGAAGCTCATCGAGAGCGGCAAGCTCTACGCTTCGCAGGAAGCGATGGAACTCGTGAAGAAGACGGCAACTGCCAAGTTCGACGAGACCATCGAGCTGCACGTGCGCCTCGGCGTCGATCCGAAGTATGCGGATCAGCAGGTGCGCGGAGCGCTTGTCCTGCCGAACGGCACGGGCAAGACCCAGCGCGTTCTCGTCTTTGCAAAGGGCGAGAAGGTTGCAGAGGCCGAGGCTGCAGGTGCGGACTTCGTCGGCTCGGACGAGATCGTCCAGAAGATTCAGGGCGGCTGGCTCGACTTCGATGTCGCCGTCGCTACCCCCGACATGATGGGCACGGTCGGCCGTCTCGGTAAGGTGCTTGGTCCCCGCGGACTCATGCCGAACCCGAAGCTCGGCACGGTCACGATGGATCTCAAGAAGGCGATCGGCGAGATCAAGGCAGGTCAGGTGGAGTACCGCACGGACAAGGCGGGCAACATCCACGTTCCCATCGGGAAGGCCTCCTTCGACGCGGACAAGCTCCGCGAGAACTATCAGGCAGTCATCGACACGCTCATCCGCGTGAAGCCGGCGGCGGCAAAGGGGCAGTACATCCGCTCCATCACCGTTGTGGCAACGATGGGACCTGCCGTCCCCGTTGCGCTCAGCTAA
- the secE gene encoding preprotein translocase subunit SecE, translating to MGKIVKFLREVVAEMKKVSWSTKKELVTYTGVVGIAIVVVCALIWICDTIFARVFQVILHY from the coding sequence ATGGGAAAAATAGTCAAATTCCTGCGGGAAGTCGTCGCAGAGATGAAGAAGGTCTCGTGGTCCACGAAGAAGGAGCTCGTCACCTACACGGGTGTCGTCGGCATTGCCATCGTCGTGGTCTGCGCGCTGATCTGGATCTGTGATACGATTTTTGCGCGTGTGTTTCAGGTCATACTGCATTACTAG
- the rplL gene encoding 50S ribosomal protein L7/L12, with protein sequence MNKDQILEAIENMTVLELSELVKAMEEKFGVSAAAPVAVAAVGGAAPAAAGGEEKTEFTVVLASAGDKKINVIKAVREATGLGLKEAKELVDGAPKPVKENIAKAEAEELKKKLEEAGATVELK encoded by the coding sequence ATGAACAAGGATCAGATTCTGGAAGCCATTGAGAACATGACCGTTCTCGAACTCTCCGAGCTCGTCAAGGCTATGGAAGAGAAGTTCGGTGTCAGCGCTGCTGCACCGGTTGCTGTTGCTGCTGTCGGTGGCGCTGCTCCGGCTGCTGCGGGCGGCGAGGAGAAGACGGAGTTCACGGTCGTTCTCGCATCTGCAGGCGACAAGAAGATCAACGTCATCAAGGCTGTCCGTGAGGCAACGGGTCTCGGACTGAAGGAAGCGAAGGAGCTCGTTGACGGTGCACCGAAGCCGGTCAAGGAGAACATCGCCAAGGCTGAGGCTGAGGAGCTCAAGAAGAAGCTCGAAGAGGCCGGCGCAACGGTCGAGCTGAAGTAA
- a CDS encoding DEAD/DEAH box helicase — MTHFDQLGVSETLCALLKKQGITEPTPVQEQAIPPMRAGRDVIAQAQTGTGKTLAFLLPLLAKIKPQGAAAQALVIAPTRELAIQIARVAEPLGAELGIGTIVIYGGADIERQKEKLRRHPQLVIGTPGRLLDHVRRGTLALGSVNKIVLDEADEMLKMGFIEDVETLLDTVAQDYQLALFSATLPERIVRLTKRFMTNPAHIRIEGERTTLSNVEQVVLSVSEGTKLDRLCASINEEAPYLAMVFCATKERTRALMMELARRGYLVDALSGDLTQTQRGFVLRQFREAKLQILCATDIAARGLDIEGVTHVYNYDLPPTVTDYIHRIGRTGRAGAAGKAITLVAAHQHEKLRKMEAALKERLRRTAVKKKPRPRPDEAGGQAAVQKGRQKRSAPKSAKPKPRSRKSGKTVTNIGRRSRKR; from the coding sequence ATGACGCATTTCGATCAGCTCGGCGTGTCGGAGACGTTGTGTGCACTGCTCAAAAAGCAGGGCATTACGGAGCCGACACCAGTGCAGGAACAGGCAATTCCGCCCATGCGCGCGGGACGCGATGTCATCGCGCAGGCGCAGACGGGCACGGGCAAGACCCTCGCCTTTCTCCTGCCGCTGCTTGCAAAGATCAAGCCGCAGGGAGCGGCAGCACAGGCACTTGTCATCGCGCCCACGCGCGAGCTTGCCATCCAGATCGCACGCGTTGCGGAGCCGCTCGGCGCAGAGCTTGGCATTGGAACGATCGTCATCTATGGCGGCGCGGATATCGAGCGGCAGAAGGAGAAGCTGCGCCGTCATCCGCAGCTCGTCATCGGCACGCCCGGCCGCCTGCTCGACCATGTGCGGCGTGGGACACTCGCGCTCGGCAGCGTGAACAAGATCGTGCTCGATGAGGCGGATGAGATGCTGAAGATGGGCTTCATCGAGGATGTTGAGACGCTGCTCGATACGGTGGCGCAGGACTACCAGCTCGCGCTCTTCTCCGCGACCCTGCCCGAGCGGATCGTGCGCCTTACGAAGCGGTTCATGACGAACCCCGCGCATATCCGCATTGAGGGAGAGCGGACGACGCTCTCGAATGTCGAGCAGGTCGTGCTCTCCGTCAGCGAGGGGACGAAGCTCGATCGTCTCTGTGCCTCCATCAACGAGGAGGCACCCTATCTCGCGATGGTCTTCTGCGCGACGAAGGAGCGTACGCGTGCCCTCATGATGGAACTCGCACGCCGCGGCTATCTCGTCGATGCGCTCAGCGGCGACCTCACGCAGACGCAGCGCGGGTTTGTCCTGCGGCAGTTCCGCGAGGCAAAGCTGCAGATCCTCTGTGCGACGGACATCGCCGCGCGCGGGCTTGACATCGAGGGGGTGACGCATGTCTACAACTACGATCTGCCGCCGACCGTCACGGACTACATCCACCGCATCGGGCGCACGGGACGTGCAGGCGCGGCGGGGAAGGCGATCACACTCGTTGCGGCGCATCAGCACGAGAAGCTGCGCAAGATGGAGGCCGCACTCAAGGAGCGTCTGCGGCGCACGGCTGTCAAGAAGAAGCCGCGTCCACGTCCCGACGAGGCGGGCGGACAGGCAGCCGTGCAAAAAGGGAGGCAGAAACGGTCTGCGCCGAAAAGCGCAAAGCCAAAGCCACGCAGCAGAAAGTCGGGCAAGACCGTAACAAATATTGGGCGGCGCAGTCGGAAACGATGA
- the rplK gene encoding 50S ribosomal protein L11, translating to MAKKVARVVKLQVPAGKATPAPPVGPALGQAGVNIMAFVKDFNERTAKQAGLIIPVEITVFEDRSFTFITKTPPAAVLLKKAAGIEKASGEPNKTKVATLPRSKAREIAESKMPDLNAASIEAATSMIEGTARSMGIVITD from the coding sequence ATGGCAAAGAAGGTTGCGCGTGTCGTAAAACTGCAGGTTCCTGCGGGGAAGGCGACACCGGCTCCTCCGGTAGGTCCTGCGCTTGGTCAGGCGGGCGTGAACATCATGGCGTTCGTCAAGGACTTCAACGAGCGTACGGCGAAGCAGGCGGGGCTCATTATTCCGGTTGAGATCACGGTCTTTGAGGATCGTTCCTTTACCTTTATCACGAAGACCCCTCCGGCAGCAGTTCTGCTGAAGAAGGCGGCGGGCATTGAGAAGGCATCGGGCGAGCCGAACAAGACGAAGGTTGCGACGCTGCCGCGCTCGAAGGCGCGCGAGATCGCCGAGTCCAAGATGCCGGATCTGAACGCTGCGTCGATTGAGGCGGCGACATCCATGATCGAGGGCACTGCCCGCAGCATGGGAATCGTGATCACAGACTAA
- the rplJ gene encoding 50S ribosomal protein L10, with protein sequence MADHKKEVIVEKLKEQLASAKGAVFTTYSGLTVAQDTELRRELRAAGVTYHVVKNTMVRRAADALGLEGLDPHLEGTTAFAFSAEDAVAPAKVICDYIKKNKLDDKGILSVKVGTVEGKVIEANEVQALASLPSREELIAKLMGSMNAPITNTVNVLQGVIRNAVYVLDAVRAQKASA encoded by the coding sequence ATGGCAGACCATAAGAAAGAAGTCATCGTCGAGAAGCTGAAAGAGCAGCTAGCCTCGGCGAAGGGCGCGGTCTTCACGACGTACAGCGGTCTCACGGTCGCACAGGATACGGAGCTGCGCCGCGAGCTGCGCGCCGCAGGCGTCACCTACCACGTTGTAAAGAACACGATGGTGCGCCGTGCAGCCGATGCACTCGGACTTGAGGGGCTCGACCCGCATCTCGAGGGCACGACGGCGTTCGCGTTCTCGGCAGAGGATGCGGTTGCACCTGCGAAGGTCATCTGCGACTACATCAAGAAGAACAAGCTCGACGACAAGGGGATCCTGTCCGTCAAGGTCGGTACCGTCGAGGGCAAGGTCATCGAGGCGAACGAGGTGCAGGCACTTGCGTCGCTCCCGTCGCGCGAAGAGCTTATTGCAAAGCTCATGGGCAGCATGAATGCGCCGATTACGAACACGGTCAACGTGCTTCAGGGCGTTATCCGCAATGCCGTCTATGTGCTTGATGCAGTCCGTGCGCAGAAGGCGTCCGCATAA
- the rpmG gene encoding 50S ribosomal protein L33 encodes MRNNITLECTECHSRNYRTNKNKKNNPDRLEFSKYCKFCRKHTPHKETK; translated from the coding sequence ATGCGCAACAACATTACGCTGGAGTGCACGGAGTGCCATAGCCGCAACTATCGCACGAACAAGAACAAGAAGAACAATCCGGATCGTCTGGAGTTCAGCAAGTACTGCAAGTTCTGCCGCAAGCACACGCCGCACAAAGAGACGAAGTAA
- the nusG gene encoding transcription termination/antitermination protein NusG, whose amino-acid sequence MADKEELYLRQANPHRAWYVIHTYSGYENKVKANLERLMHSASMSEMIFNVVVPVENEIEMKDGKEKVVPRKVFPGYVLVDMIVDEHSWYVVRNTTGVTGFVGSEKHPIPLTAEEAERILSGSVGGAPKRRTKVSVGDTVRISSGAFEDYAGKITSIDSSGLRVQVDVEGTPLDVEIDQVELI is encoded by the coding sequence ATGGCGGATAAGGAAGAACTCTATCTCAGACAGGCAAACCCGCACCGGGCATGGTATGTCATCCACACCTATTCGGGCTATGAGAACAAGGTCAAGGCGAACCTCGAGCGCCTCATGCACTCAGCGAGCATGAGCGAGATGATCTTCAATGTCGTTGTCCCCGTGGAGAACGAGATCGAGATGAAGGACGGCAAGGAAAAGGTCGTCCCGCGCAAGGTGTTCCCCGGCTATGTGCTCGTCGACATGATCGTCGATGAACACTCGTGGTATGTCGTCCGCAACACGACGGGCGTCACGGGCTTTGTCGGCTCGGAGAAGCATCCGATCCCGCTGACGGCGGAGGAGGCGGAGCGCATCCTCTCGGGCTCTGTCGGCGGTGCGCCAAAGCGCCGCACGAAGGTGAGCGTCGGCGACACAGTGCGCATTTCTTCGGGCGCATTCGAGGACTATGCAGGTAAGATCACATCAATTGACTCGTCGGGGCTGCGCGTGCAGGTCGACGTGGAGGGGACGCCCCTCGATGTGGAAATCGATCAGGTCGAACTGATCTAA
- the pfp gene encoding diphosphate--fructose-6-phosphate 1-phosphotransferase, giving the protein MIGIKNVIAIICGGGPAPGINSVISAVVSEATRHGWDVLGIYDGFSRLARGEKNYVRLEPASISRIHLTGGCILKMSRFNPTKKESDLRTVVETLTELGVTHVVTIGGDDTAFSSMAVSEYARKMGRTINVVHVPKTIDNDLPLPEGVPTFGFETARAFGTMEIENLMEDASTTNNRWYFTIAMGRTAGHLALGMGRSAGAAITIIPEEFAQDKIPLQQVVDVIVGSIVKRYLTGRNYGVAVIAEGVIEKIAEEDFAKLGNVVTDEHGHIRYSELDFGEILKQAVLAETKKLGITISIIDKEIGYELRCTAPIAYDIDYCRSLGYSAVKFLMSGDSGAIITIQDNQAVPMRFDEIRDPETGKTKVRKVNINSVHYRIARGFMMRLEKGDLDDPGLANAYRMTHEAFKERYAYLFDGDAAE; this is encoded by the coding sequence ATGATTGGGATCAAGAATGTCATTGCGATCATCTGCGGGGGTGGCCCTGCGCCCGGCATTAACAGCGTTATCTCGGCGGTGGTCAGCGAGGCAACGCGCCACGGCTGGGATGTGCTCGGCATCTATGACGGTTTCTCGCGCCTCGCACGCGGCGAGAAGAACTACGTCCGCCTCGAGCCCGCCAGCATCAGCCGCATCCACCTCACGGGCGGCTGTATCCTCAAGATGTCGCGCTTCAACCCGACGAAGAAGGAATCCGACCTGCGCACCGTCGTCGAGACCCTGACCGAGCTCGGCGTGACCCACGTCGTCACCATCGGCGGCGACGACACGGCGTTCAGCTCGATGGCGGTCTCCGAGTATGCCCGCAAGATGGGGCGCACGATCAACGTCGTGCACGTCCCGAAGACCATCGACAACGATCTGCCGCTGCCCGAGGGCGTCCCGACGTTCGGCTTCGAGACGGCGCGCGCATTCGGCACGATGGAGATCGAGAACCTCATGGAGGACGCGAGCACGACGAACAACCGCTGGTACTTCACCATCGCCATGGGCCGAACGGCGGGACACCTCGCCCTCGGTATGGGACGCAGCGCGGGTGCGGCGATCACGATCATCCCCGAGGAGTTCGCGCAGGATAAGATTCCTCTGCAGCAGGTCGTCGACGTCATCGTCGGCTCAATCGTAAAGCGCTACCTCACGGGACGCAACTACGGCGTCGCCGTCATTGCAGAGGGCGTCATTGAGAAGATTGCAGAGGAGGACTTTGCAAAGCTCGGCAACGTCGTCACGGACGAGCACGGCCACATCCGCTACAGCGAGCTCGACTTCGGCGAAATCCTGAAGCAGGCGGTGCTCGCCGAGACGAAGAAGCTCGGCATCACGATCTCCATCATCGACAAGGAGATCGGCTACGAGCTGCGCTGCACGGCGCCGATTGCGTACGACATCGACTATTGCCGCTCCCTCGGTTACTCGGCGGTCAAGTTCCTCATGAGCGGCGACTCGGGCGCGATCATCACGATTCAGGACAATCAGGCGGTGCCCATGCGCTTCGATGAGATCCGCGACCCCGAGACGGGCAAGACGAAGGTGCGCAAGGTCAACATCAACTCCGTGCACTACCGCATTGCGCGCGGCTTCATGATGCGCCTCGAGAAGGGCGACCTCGACGATCCGGGACTGGCAAACGCCTACCGCATGACGCACGAGGCGTTCAAGGAGCGCTATGCCTACCTCTTCGACGGCGACGCCGCTGAATAA
- a CDS encoding ShlB/FhaC/HecB family hemolysin secretion/activation protein — MRKRKNKKCEGVQRVGRHTARFFIALCAAMHVCSFPASAKETSAAAEQSIWVARYTFSGENPVTEAELADVLAAHRHKDATLTELEAQAEEVTKYLRSKGYFVAFAYLAPQNFKDGVVDFTIVPGHYDQIIVNNESYLKEEAIRREIGISSGEIVKKSTLNRGVWLTNDLSRVEANTQLKAGSRQGTTDLVVNVKNKGHRTWGYVGVDNGGYRYTGRYQYSAFVNYASPAREGDLLSVGGVLSNGGMWSGSASYSTPIVRQGERVGVSYARSHYTLGGAFSALDYTGTAETLSVHWQHNFKRSRDVNMYGTIRFDMKSLDDEAKSMAYRSPKSAHNWVFGINGDSLDRFWTGGKNTFALNYTHGDLSIDDEIQRTYDAATAQTAGQFGKWNLELTRLQHVSERVSLYLSYQRQWASKNLDSSEKMSLGGPNGVRAYPVGEASGDDGWRWTSELRWNLPTREGDENVWQLIAFADGGHVNLYHNKLPGYTGVAGRSLYGAGVGVNWSNQANWVARAYYAWKIGSEDAVSDTDRSGRFWFQIYKFF; from the coding sequence ATGAGGAAACGTAAGAATAAGAAGTGTGAAGGTGTGCAGCGTGTTGGAAGACATACGGCGCGCTTTTTTATTGCGCTCTGTGCTGCAATGCATGTCTGTTCTTTTCCTGCTTCTGCCAAAGAAACAAGTGCAGCGGCCGAGCAGAGTATATGGGTTGCGCGCTATACGTTCTCGGGGGAGAATCCCGTGACGGAGGCGGAACTTGCGGATGTGCTTGCAGCGCATAGGCATAAGGATGCAACGCTCACAGAGCTCGAGGCGCAGGCAGAGGAGGTTACGAAATACCTTCGTTCAAAGGGATATTTTGTTGCCTTTGCCTATCTCGCACCACAGAACTTCAAGGATGGTGTCGTGGACTTCACCATTGTACCGGGGCACTACGATCAGATCATTGTGAACAACGAGTCCTATCTCAAGGAGGAGGCGATCCGACGCGAGATCGGCATTTCTTCCGGTGAGATTGTGAAAAAAAGTACGCTCAATCGCGGTGTCTGGCTGACAAATGATCTTTCACGCGTGGAGGCAAATACGCAGCTGAAGGCAGGCAGCCGGCAGGGGACGACAGATCTTGTCGTCAATGTCAAGAACAAGGGGCATCGTACATGGGGCTATGTCGGGGTTGACAACGGCGGCTACCGCTATACGGGACGCTATCAGTACAGTGCATTCGTCAACTATGCCAGCCCTGCACGCGAGGGCGATCTCCTCTCGGTGGGCGGCGTTCTGTCGAACGGCGGTATGTGGTCGGGCTCAGCCTCCTACTCAACACCGATTGTGAGGCAGGGCGAGCGTGTTGGCGTGAGTTACGCACGCTCACATTACACGCTTGGCGGTGCGTTCTCGGCACTTGACTACACGGGAACGGCGGAGACCCTGAGCGTACACTGGCAGCACAACTTCAAACGCAGCCGCGATGTGAATATGTACGGCACCATCCGCTTCGATATGAAGAGTCTCGACGATGAGGCAAAGAGCATGGCGTACCGCAGCCCGAAGAGCGCGCACAACTGGGTGTTTGGCATAAACGGCGACAGTTTGGATCGCTTTTGGACGGGCGGTAAAAATACGTTCGCGTTGAACTATACGCACGGTGATCTCTCCATTGACGACGAGATTCAGCGCACGTATGATGCTGCGACGGCGCAGACAGCAGGTCAATTCGGCAAGTGGAATCTCGAGCTTACGCGACTGCAGCACGTCAGTGAGCGCGTCTCACTCTATCTGAGCTATCAGCGGCAGTGGGCATCCAAGAATCTGGATTCCTCAGAGAAGATGTCACTCGGCGGGCCGAACGGCGTACGCGCCTATCCCGTCGGCGAGGCATCGGGGGATGACGGCTGGCGTTGGACATCGGAGCTGCGTTGGAATCTGCCGACGCGCGAGGGCGATGAGAATGTATGGCAGCTGATTGCATTCGCCGATGGCGGTCATGTGAATCTCTATCACAACAAGCTGCCGGGCTACACAGGTGTTGCAGGACGCAGCCTTTACGGCGCAGGTGTGGGCGTGAACTGGAGCAATCAGGCAAACTGGGTGGCACGCGCGTACTATGCATGGAAAATTGGGTCGGAGGACGCCGTTTCGGATACGGATCGCAGTGGGCGTTTCTGGTTTCAGATTTATAAATTCTTCTGA